DNA from Metabacillus flavus:
ATATTCGGGTAGGAGACATCGTTCTTTTCCGTTACGCAGGAGCTTATGCCTGGACGATTTCCCATCATGATTTCTTAAGTCATGGGAAGCCCCAGATGATTTATATATGAAAAAAACGGCGTGGAATCCGCCGTTTTTTTAAAATCCTGGTAGTTCCATGTTTCTTCCTTGCAAAGACCTCCAAACGATTGTATATAAATAGGTCCTTTGAATAAAACCTATTTAGGCGGTTGGAGCGAAATCAGCCTTAGAAAATTACAACCTCCTAAAACCAAGCTTCCTTAAGCAGTCCGAGTCCTTTCACAATCTCTTCCTCAGTTACTCCTCCAAATCCTATAAATATTAGCGGGCGGATGGGTTTCGCCGTGACGCAATATATAGAAGATGGATACACTTTTACACCTTTTTGTAAGGCAGCTTCAATCAGTTCCTCTTCGCTCATTTCATTAAATACTTCGATCAGCACATGCATTCCGGACTTCTCCCCAATTAATTGAATCCTGTTTTGAAAGACTTGCCGGAATTGATCAAGCAGCAATCTGTGTTTTTTACGGTAATGCGTCCTCATCCGGTTTAAATGCTGCTCCCAGAATCCCCGGGCCATAAACAGCTCCAGCGCATGCTGGTGAAATCTTGAAACAGTCTGTTTAAAGGACAGAAGCTCTGATTCTGCCTCTCTCATTAATTTTCCAGGCAGAATCATATAGCTAATTCGCAAAGAGGGGATGAAGGATTTAGAAAATGTTCCAAAATAAATAACATCATCACGAGTACTAAGGCTTTGCAGGGAGGGAATGGGCTTTCCTTCGTACCTGAATTCCCCGTCATAATCGTCCTCAACAATCCAGCGATTGTTCTTTTCCGCTGCCCATTCCAGCAGCTCCAGTCTGCGTTTTACAGGCATTACAGTTCCTTTCGGAAACTGATGGGAAGGAGTTACATATACTGCAGCAGCCTTTGATTCTTTCAGAAGATCTGACCGCATTCCAAATTCATCAAGCGGTATGGAGACTAGCTCGTAATCTTTTAAGGTGTCCCTTGTCCGATGATAGCCAGGGTCCTCAAGCGCGAAGCAATCAATTTTCAGTGCCCTTGCTGCCCGATCTAATAATAGCTGAGTACCGCTTCCAATCATCACTTGATTTTTACTGCATCGCACGCCTCTGGCACGATAGAGATATGCTGCAATTTCCTTCCGTAAGCCTTCTTCACCGTAAGGATGACCTGTATGAAAGAGCTCTTCTTTATGAATAGCCTCAATCGAGCACTTTTTCCATTGCTTAAATGGGAATTTGCGGGGGTCGATTGTCTGGCTGAAATCTATTGCATGCCCAGAAGGGGATAGCTCTCCCTCTGCCTTTTCCTGTTCCCCTATTTCTTCGGCTGCCGTTTCTTCAAGGTGCACTACATACCAGCCTTTTCTCGGACTTGCTTCAATATAGCCCTCTGCTTCAAGCTGTCCATATGCCGCTTCCACTGTATTTACGCTGATGTTAAGCTGAACCGAAAGCTTACGCTTAGAGGGGAGCTTGGAGCCTGAAGGCATTGTCCCATCTGAAACTTTTAGTTTTATATGTTCATATAGCTGTACAAAAAGAGGGGCGCCTGTATTGAAAAAAATGGTATCCATTAAATTTCCCTCCCTAAACTGAACCTGTTTACAGGTTGAAAACTGGCTCTTATCACCATGCCAGTTCTTTGATATTTTTATCCTATCACAAAGGAGGAGTGGAAAATGGAAAAAATTATCGAACTGATAGGCTATCATGAATGGATGAAAGGATTTCCGGTCATAACTCAGCTGAGACCGCATTTGACGGAACAAGCTTACCTCGATTTAGTATCGCTCGCTGTAAAACAGGAGAACTATCGGATCAAGCTGCTCTATAAAGATGAAAAGGCTGTATCTTATATCGGATACCAGCCAATGATCACCCTGTACTACGGAAAATTTATATGGGTCTCCGATTTGGTAACAGTGGAAGCACATCGGTCACAGGGATTCGGAGAGCGCCTGCTGTCTCATGTGGAAGAAGAGGCACGGGGTGAGGGATTCGGTGGCATAGCTCTTTCATCGAATCTTCAAAGAAAAGAAGCGCACCGGTTTTATGAGGAGAAGATGGGATTTGAAAAAGCGAGTTTTAGTTTTAAAAAGAATTTTTGAGTATGACTATTTTTTTCACAAATTTGGTTGTCTATTTTCCTAGAAAGAAAGACCCGCTATAAGAAAAAAAACATCCGTGAAATCTGATATAATTCCTTACAATTCTCTTCGTTTCGGCATTTCCTTTCAGGTGGTACAAACGGAGGCCTCTCGAATTCTGTAAAAACTTCGGTTAAAATTAGGCATTCCGTTATATTTACTAAATATTCTGATAAATTTATGATGTGTAAAAGGAGGCGAGACAATGGGAAAGGGAAGAATCAGAGTGGAGGAGCGAATCAAAGTTGAGACTAATGAAGAAATGTATAAAGCCACCCTCGTTGACCAGAATAGCTCAAAGGAAAAGAAATAATCCCAATTCCATGAATCAAAGCCGAACTGCCTTTTCACAAAACTTTACTTAGAGTCCCGTTAATGCTTTAAGCTGCCAGCCCCGAAACTGGCGGCTTTTTTAATTATTGGCTATATTAAACTTGGCTGTTGATTGCAGCTAGCAGGCACTCGCTTATCCTTGGGCGGGCGGTGAGTCTCATCGCCGCTTTGCGCCTGCGGGGTCTCACCTGTGCCGCTGCTCTTAGCTAGGAGTCGCGCCTTCCACTCCAATCAACAGGTGTTAAAAATCAACACCAGGCTTTAACAGAGCTAAATTATTAATGGGATCTGGCTATAAACGTATTTGTATCTATTTCTCAGCTCGCTGCCCTTCAATCGCCGTTTAACATTTTTTCATAAAGGTATATAAATGAAAAAGGGGACATTATCCCCGTTTTTGGAACGAATATATAGTATAATTCTTTTTTAAACAATCTAAAGGAGAGAAAAAGAAGTGCAGTTATCTTGGTTTACATACGAAAATTTGACGAAGCTTGGGATCAGTATTGCCATCCTTGTTTTGTTTTTGGTTCTTAGAAAGCTTTTCACGAAATATATTTTTCATCTGATTATGAGAATAAGCAGGAGAACACCAACCGAATTCTTTACACATGTGCTGCTATCGTTTGAAAAACCGGTGAGATGGCTGTTTATGTCCGTTGGGATTTATCTTGCTATTATCTACTCTCCGTTTTTTAATGACAGCATGCAGATTGTCCATGAGGTATACAGATCTGCCATTGTTATCGTTGTTGCATGGGGACTGTACAATTTAACTGGTTCATCTTCCTTGTTTTTCAATAAGGTAAATTCGAGGTTTGATCTTGGTATTGATGATATTTTAGTTCCGTTTCTGTCTAAGCTTTTGCGGTTCGTCATTGTGGCGCTGAGCTTTAGCATTGTGGCTCAGGAATTCGATTACGATGTGAATGGTTTCGTCGCAGGACTCGGTCTCGGCGGTCTTGCCTTTGCGCTTGCAGCCAAGGATACAATCGGCAATTTCCTTGGAGGAATTGTGATCATTACGGAAAAGCCCTTTACAATCGGGGACTGGATTAAAGCTCCGAGTGTGGAAGGTGTCGTAGAAGACATCACCTTCCGCAGCACGAAAATCAGGACATTCCCGCAGGCGCTTGTAACCGTGCCAAACTCAACTTTGGCAAATGAGCCAATTACAAACTGGACCAAAATGGGGAAAAGACAGATCAACTTTAAAGTAGGGGTTACCTATCATACGAACCAAAAGCAAATGAGTTTGAGCGTTAAAAGAATCGATCACATGCTTCAGGACCATGACGGCATCGATGATGAGTCCATCCAAGTTAGCTTTGACAGCTTCAGTGCAAGCAGCCTGGACATTTTGATAAACTGCTTTACAAAAACAACCCAATATGGGGAGCACTTGAAAATAAAGCAGGACATTAACTTGAGAATTATGAGTATATTGGAAGAGGAAGGCGTGCGTTTTGCTTTTCCAAGCCAGACCATTTACGTTGAACAAGCAGGAAACGGGGAAGCGAAAACTAAGGAAAAGCAATACTCATAATGCGGGAGGATTCCTCTCATTTATGCAGGTTATACTCGATTGGAGAATTTGCGGGAAAATCATACAGCATAGAGGCAGGTTTTCGCTTTGAACAATTCCATTCATCAATTAGTCAATTGGCTGGACGAAGCAAAGGTAATATCGGTAATGACGGGGGCAGGGATCAGCACGGAATCCGGCATCCCCGATTTTCGCTCATCCAAGGGATTGTGGACAGAAGACCTTTCACGGACGGAGGTTATGAGCCGGTCCTACTTTGAACGGCATCCTAAATCCTTTTGGA
Protein-coding regions in this window:
- a CDS encoding PLP-dependent aminotransferase family protein gives rise to the protein MDTIFFNTGAPLFVQLYEHIKLKVSDGTMPSGSKLPSKRKLSVQLNISVNTVEAAYGQLEAEGYIEASPRKGWYVVHLEETAAEEIGEQEKAEGELSPSGHAIDFSQTIDPRKFPFKQWKKCSIEAIHKEELFHTGHPYGEEGLRKEIAAYLYRARGVRCSKNQVMIGSGTQLLLDRAARALKIDCFALEDPGYHRTRDTLKDYELVSIPLDEFGMRSDLLKESKAAAVYVTPSHQFPKGTVMPVKRRLELLEWAAEKNNRWIVEDDYDGEFRYEGKPIPSLQSLSTRDDVIYFGTFSKSFIPSLRISYMILPGKLMREAESELLSFKQTVSRFHQHALELFMARGFWEQHLNRMRTHYRKKHRLLLDQFRQVFQNRIQLIGEKSGMHVLIEVFNEMSEEELIEAALQKGVKVYPSSIYCVTAKPIRPLIFIGFGGVTEEEIVKGLGLLKEAWF
- a CDS encoding GNAT family N-acetyltransferase, yielding MEKIIELIGYHEWMKGFPVITQLRPHLTEQAYLDLVSLAVKQENYRIKLLYKDEKAVSYIGYQPMITLYYGKFIWVSDLVTVEAHRSQGFGERLLSHVEEEARGEGFGGIALSSNLQRKEAHRFYEEKMGFEKASFSFKKNF
- a CDS encoding YhdX family protein encodes the protein MGKGRIRVEERIKVETNEEMYKATLVDQNSSKEKK
- a CDS encoding mechanosensitive ion channel family protein encodes the protein MQLSWFTYENLTKLGISIAILVLFLVLRKLFTKYIFHLIMRISRRTPTEFFTHVLLSFEKPVRWLFMSVGIYLAIIYSPFFNDSMQIVHEVYRSAIVIVVAWGLYNLTGSSSLFFNKVNSRFDLGIDDILVPFLSKLLRFVIVALSFSIVAQEFDYDVNGFVAGLGLGGLAFALAAKDTIGNFLGGIVIITEKPFTIGDWIKAPSVEGVVEDITFRSTKIRTFPQALVTVPNSTLANEPITNWTKMGKRQINFKVGVTYHTNQKQMSLSVKRIDHMLQDHDGIDDESIQVSFDSFSASSLDILINCFTKTTQYGEHLKIKQDINLRIMSILEEEGVRFAFPSQTIYVEQAGNGEAKTKEKQYS